CCGTGCGGTCCGTTCTGCTGCGCCTCTCGGGCTCCGCGCGAGAAGCCGACGACCTGGGTCAGGAAACCTTCCTGCGCGCCTATTCGGCCTTGCGCGAGTACTCCGCCGAGCGCCGCAGGCAGCTCCAGCCGCGTGCCTGGCTGCTCACCATCGCGGCGAACGTGTGGCGCAACCACCTCCGTACCCTGAGCCGCCGGCCCGGTGTGGCCGACGGCGTCGAAGTCACGTGTGCCGAGACCCTGGACGACGCTCCGGGGCCGGAACAACGCGCGCTCGACGGGGCACGGCGGGCCCGGCTGGTGACCGCACTGTCGGGTCTGCCGGACCACCACCGGCTGCCCGTGGTCCTGAGGTACATCGGCGAGCTGACCTACCAGGAAATGGCCGCGGTCCTGGACTGCCCGGTCGGAACGGTGAAGGCGCAGGTGTCGCGGGGTCTGGCCACTCTGCGCGCCGAGCCCGTCTTAGCCGCCGACCGCACGCGGCACGGGCCGGCCCGAGAGAAACGGAAGGAGGCGGCGGGATGAGACTGCCGGACGAGTTGAGCACCCTGCGCCAGGTGGCACCCGCAGGGTTCGCGGTACGCGTGCTGGAGCGCGCCGGT
Above is a genomic segment from Streptomyces sp. NBC_01233 containing:
- a CDS encoding RNA polymerase sigma factor, with translation MALPLTELLATDLDDGFTELVRTQAGAVRSVLLRLSGSAREADDLGQETFLRAYSALREYSAERRRQLQPRAWLLTIAANVWRNHLRTLSRRPGVADGVEVTCAETLDDAPGPEQRALDGARRARLVTALSGLPDHHRLPVVLRYIGELTYQEMAAVLDCPVGTVKAQVSRGLATLRAEPVLAADRTRHGPAREKRKEAAG